One region of Ananas comosus cultivar F153 linkage group 9, ASM154086v1, whole genome shotgun sequence genomic DNA includes:
- the LOC109715685 gene encoding vesicle-associated membrane protein 721-like, with protein sequence MAQPSLIYSFVARGTVILAEYTEFKGNFTTIALQCLTKLPASNNRFTHTTDGHTFNFLVEDGYTYCVVAVESVGRQMPIAFLERIKEDFIQRYGGGKAATAAASSLNREFGSKLKEHMHYCVEHPEEISKLAKVKAQVSEVKGVMMENIEKVIERGENVDRLVDKTENLRFQANDFRQQGTRVRRKMWLQNMKIKLIVLGIIIALILIIILSVCHGFKCK encoded by the exons atggCGCAACCGTCGCTGATCTACAGCTTCGTGGCGCGGGGGACGGTGATCCTCGCGGAGTACACGGAGTTCAAGGGCAACTTCACCACGATCGCGTTGCAGTGCCTCACGAAGCTCCCCGCGAGCAACAACAGGTTCACCCACACCACCGACGGCCACACCTTCAACTTTCTTGTCGAGGACGGATACA CATATTGTGTAGTTGCAGTTGAATCAGTAGGCAGACAAATGCCCATTGCCTTcttggagaggatcaaggagGATTTCATCCAAAGATATGGTGGAGGCAAAGCTGCAACAGCTGCAGCCAGCAGCCTAAACCGAGAGTTTGG GTCGAAACTTAAAGAGCACATGCACTATTGTGTGGAGCACCCTGAGGAGATTAGCAAGCTGGCGAAGGTGAAAGCTCAGGTTTCAGAAGTCAAAGGAGTCATGATGGAAAATATTGAGAAG GTTATAGAACGCGGGGAGAATGTCGACCGTCTTGTTGACAAGACAGAAAATCTTCGCTTCCAG GCCAACGATTTCCGACAGCAAGGAACGAGGGTGCGGAGGAAGATGTGGCTTCAGAACATGAAGATCAAGCTAATTGTCCTTGGCATCATAATCGCTCTCATCCTTATCATAATCCTGTCTGTGTGCCATGGCTTCAAATGCAAGTAA